From the genome of Scytonema hofmannii PCC 7110, one region includes:
- a CDS encoding sirohydrochlorin chelatase: MPSAYLLVSHGSHDPRPEIAMQHLADMLYHKIQKYLPSIVSSDIAFLPDKSLVGTAYLELNPEPLHEQIRKFGKNAIALGCGSLKILPLFLLSGVHVMEDIPVEVALAEQSLGQKIKIYLQPYLGSHPGLKFLLAQQLVSMDVEGTILLAHGSRRLGSELPVEAMAASLGAVTAYWTHQPSLESRVQELVTGGDRRIAILPYFLFTGGITDAIAGSQEKLKLLFPEVSFQLAEPLGASAELADLIWDLVEK; this comes from the coding sequence ATGCCATCTGCATATCTGCTAGTGTCTCACGGAAGTCACGATCCACGTCCGGAAATTGCTATGCAGCACTTAGCGGATATGTTGTATCATAAAATACAAAAATATTTGCCCAGTATTGTCAGTAGCGATATCGCATTTCTACCGGATAAATCTTTGGTGGGTACAGCATATTTAGAACTGAATCCCGAACCTCTACACGAACAAATAAGAAAGTTTGGCAAAAATGCTATCGCTTTAGGATGTGGTAGTTTAAAAATATTACCGTTGTTTCTTCTGTCTGGCGTTCATGTGATGGAGGATATTCCGGTTGAAGTCGCCTTGGCAGAACAGTCTTTGGGTCAGAAAATTAAGATATATTTACAACCATATTTAGGCAGTCATCCTGGGTTGAAGTTTTTATTGGCTCAGCAATTGGTTTCTATGGACGTCGAGGGGACGATTCTTTTAGCGCATGGTAGCCGTCGTCTCGGTTCTGAGTTACCAGTGGAAGCAATGGCGGCGTCTTTGGGCGCAGTAACGGCTTATTGGACACATCAGCCAAGTTTGGAATCGCGGGTACAGGAGTTAGTGACGGGTGGCGATCGCCGAATCGCTATTTTGCCATATTTCTTATTTACAGGTGGTATAACTGATGCGATCGCAGGATCGCAAGAGAAGCTAAAATTACTGTTTCCGGAGGTGAGTTTTCAACTGGCTGAGCCTTTGGGAGCAAGTGCGGAGTTAGCTGATTTGATTTGGGATTTGGTAGAAAAATGA